TTGAAAACATCATGCCTCAGTTGGAGGTAAAGGCGCGCCGCGTCGGAGGCTCCAACTATCAGGTTCCGATCGAGGTTCGTCCAGAGAGAAGACAGACGCTCGGTCTCCGCTGGCTCATAAGCTTCGCGAGAAAACGCGGAGAAAAGAAAATGTCAGAGAAGCTCGCCGGCGAAATCATGGATGCGTGCAACAATCTCGGCGCAGCCGTTAAAAAGCGTGAAGATACGCATAAGATGGCTGAAGCAAACAAGGCGTTTGCGCATTTCAAATATTAATCAAATCATACTGTTAAAAACCAATTTAAGTATCAAATATTTGCTTTCGGCGACAGCAACATAGAAGCTCGCCGAGAAACGGAGCAAAAATGCCGAGAGAATACCCATTAGAAAGAACACGCAATATCGGTATTATGGCTCATATCGATGCCGGCAAAACGACAACAACGGAACGGATTCTGTTCTATACCGGCAAATCGCATAAAATCGGGGAAGTCCACGACGGGACAGCAACAATGGACTGGATGGAACAGGAACGCGAAAGAGGCATAACGATAACCTCGGCCGCAACAACCTGCTATTGGAAGGGAAACCGCATAAATATCATTGACACCCCCGGCCACGTCGACTTCACCGTTGAAGTAGAACGATCACTCCGCGTCCTTGACGGCTCGGTTACCGTTTTTTGTGCGAAAGGCGGTGTGGAGCCGCAGTCGGAAACGGTATGGCGTCAGGCGAATAAATACGGTGTTCCGCGCATTGCTTATGTCAACAAAATGGACATAATGGGCGCAAATTTCTACCGCGTTGTAAGTCAGATTAAGGATCGCCTAAAAGCGAATCCCGTTCCGATTCAGCTACCTATCGGCAGCGAAGGAAGCTTTTCCGGAATAATCGATCTCATTAAAATGAAGGCTTATATCTATGATAATGATATGGGCACAGAAATTTCTGAGATCGATATACCGGCCGATATGACCCAAAAAGCCGATGAATACAGGATTGGCATGCTTGAATCGCTCGCAGACACAGACGATGTGTTGTTCGAGAAATATCTCGAGGGCGAGCAAATTTCCGAGGATGAAATAAAGGCGGCTATCAGAAAAGCCACCTGCGCAAACAAGATCATCCCCGTTGTATGCGGCACATCCTACAGAAACAAAGGCGTACAAAAATTGCTCGATGCGGTTGTCGACTTCCTGCCGTCGCCGCTCGATGTCCCGCACATTAAAGGCATTAATAAGAATACAGACGAAACAGAAGAGAGACAGACAAGCGACGAAGCGCCGTTCGCGGCGCTGGCGTTTAAAATCGCAACCGACCCGTTCGTCGGAAGACTTTGTTTTATCAGAGTTTATTCCGGAACGATTAATGCCGGCGACACGGTTTACAACGCGACAAAGGGCGGAAGAGAACGCTTCGGACGCATTGTCATGATGCATGCCAATCACCGCCAGGATGTGGATAAGATTTATGCCGGAGATATAGCCGGAGTGGTGGGAGTTAAAAACACCACGACCGGAGATACTCTTTGCGACGAAAAATATCCGATCATCCTTGAAAGCATGAATTTCCCAGAGCCTGTTATTCGCGTCGCGATAGAGCCGAAAACGAAGGCAGGTCAGGAAAAAATAGGTCTCGCGCTTTCAAAGCTGGCTGAAGAAGATCCGACATTCAAGACATATACAGACGAAGAAACCGGACAAACGATAATTGCAGGAATGGGCGAGCTCCATTTGGAAATAATCGTCGACAGGCTTTTAAGAGAATTCCGTGTTGAAGCGAACGTCGGCAAACCTCAGGTTTCATATAAAGAGACAATCCGCAAGGAAGCATACATTGAAAACAAGTATGTCAAACAAAGCGGCGGCAAAGGCCAGTATGCGCATGTAAAAATGACTATCGAGCCCAACGAATCCGGCAAGGGATATGAATTTATCAACAAGGTCGTCGGAGGAAATATTCCTAAGGAATACATCCCCGCGGTCGATGCCGGCATAAGAGGCGCAATGCAGTCAGGCGTGGTCGCCGGATACAACGTAGTGGATGTCAAATGCACATTGCTCGACGGATCGTATCATGAAGTCGACTCCTCCGAAATGGCATTCAAGATCTGCGGATCTATGGCATTCAAGGAAGCGATGAAAAAAGCCGATCCGATACTGACAGAACCTATAATGAAAGTGGTTGTCGATGTCGGAGACGAATATCTCGGAGATGTAATAGGAGATATCTCGTCGCGAAGAGGCCTTATTCAAAGCATCGAAACTCTGCCAGGCGGCGGAGAACAGAGAATAACATCCAGCGTGCCGCTCGCAAACATGTTCGGCTATGCCACAGACCTGAGGAGCAAAACCCAGGGCAGAGGCGTATATACGATGGAGCCGAGCCACTATACCGAAGTCCCGGCAAATATTCAGGAACAAATAATTAAAGGCTCAGTATAAAAACAAACACACATAATTCAGGAGGAAATAATAATGGGAAAGGCAAAATTCGAAAGAACCAAACCTCACGTTAACATCGGAACCATTGGTCACGTCGACCATGGCAAGACCACTCTTACCGCTGCAATAACCAAGACCCTTGCTCTCACAGACCCGTCAATTCAATTTCTTGCTTACGATCAGATCGACAACGCGCCGGAAGAAAAGGCAAGAGGTATAACAATCAATACCCGTCACGTCGAATATTCCACAGCGAACAGACACTATGCTCATGTTGACTGCCCCGGCCACGCCGACTATGTTAAGAACATGATCACCGGTGCCGCACAGATGGACGGCGCTATACTCGTCGTTGCCGCCACCGACGGTCCGATGCAGCAGACACGCGAACACATCGTTCTCGCCCGCCAGGTTGGCGTTCCTTCTATCGTCGTATTCATGAACAAATGCGACCTTGTCGATGACGCAGAGCTTCTCGACCTAGTCGAAATGGAAGTTCGTGACCTTCTTAATACCTATAATTTCCCGGGTGACGAAATACCGATTATCCGCGGCTCCGCAAGAGATGCCCTTGAAAGCACGAGCAAAGATACCAATGCTCCTGAATACAAGTGCATACATGAGCTTATGGATGCAGTAGACAGCTATATTCCGACTCCCGAAAGAAAAGCGGATCTTCCGTTCCTTATGCCTGTTGAGGATGTCTTCTCCATCACCGGACGTGGCACTGTCGCTACGGGCAGAGTTGAAAGAGGAACACTCAAACTCGGCGAGGATGTCGAGATCATAGGTCTTTCCGAGGAAAAGAAGAAGACCACAATTACAGGTATCGAAATGTTCAAAAAGCTTCTCGATTACGCAGAAGCCGGCGACAACATCGGATGCCTGCTCCGCGGTATTCAGAAGAAGGAAATCGAAAGAGGACAGGTTCTTGCCAAACCGGGCACGATCCATCCCCACACGAAATTCACAGGTCAAGTTTACGTTTTAAGCGAAAAAGAAGGCGGCCGTCATAAGCCATTCTTCAATAACTATCGTCCGCAGTTCTATTTCAGAACAACCGACGTTACCGGTGTTATCACTCTTCCGAAGGACGTCGAAATGTGCAAGCCCGGCGATAACATTCATATGTTTGTCGAGCTCATCACTCCGATTGCTATCGAGAAGAACCTCCGCTTTGCTATCCGCGAAGGCGGCAGAACCGTCGGTTCCGGCGTTGTTATAGATATCGAAGCCTGACAATTATTGCTGATATATCCCCGCGGAATATTTCCGCGGGGATATTGACCAAATTAAACGTTTTATATAAGCTTCAAGGGTTGGTGAAATTCCATACCGGCGGTAAATTCCGTAAATCGGGACAAGTCCGCTAACGCGTTCCGCCGGAACGCGCCGAACGAGTGAAAATCTCGTACCGACGGTGAGATTTCGGGAAATATTCCGAAATTAAGTCCGGATGAGAGAAGCATCCCCATATATAAGGG
This region of Oscillospiraceae bacterium genomic DNA includes:
- the rpsG gene encoding 30S ribosomal protein S7 codes for the protein MPRRGQISKRDILPDPLFNSQLVTKLINNIMYDGKKGVAQSIVYDAFEIVKTKTGNDPLESFQKALENIMPQLEVKARRVGGSNYQVPIEVRPERRQTLGLRWLISFARKRGEKKMSEKLAGEIMDACNNLGAAVKKREDTHKMAEANKAFAHFKY
- the fusA gene encoding elongation factor G, whose protein sequence is MPREYPLERTRNIGIMAHIDAGKTTTTERILFYTGKSHKIGEVHDGTATMDWMEQERERGITITSAATTCYWKGNRINIIDTPGHVDFTVEVERSLRVLDGSVTVFCAKGGVEPQSETVWRQANKYGVPRIAYVNKMDIMGANFYRVVSQIKDRLKANPVPIQLPIGSEGSFSGIIDLIKMKAYIYDNDMGTEISEIDIPADMTQKADEYRIGMLESLADTDDVLFEKYLEGEQISEDEIKAAIRKATCANKIIPVVCGTSYRNKGVQKLLDAVVDFLPSPLDVPHIKGINKNTDETEERQTSDEAPFAALAFKIATDPFVGRLCFIRVYSGTINAGDTVYNATKGGRERFGRIVMMHANHRQDVDKIYAGDIAGVVGVKNTTTGDTLCDEKYPIILESMNFPEPVIRVAIEPKTKAGQEKIGLALSKLAEEDPTFKTYTDEETGQTIIAGMGELHLEIIVDRLLREFRVEANVGKPQVSYKETIRKEAYIENKYVKQSGGKGQYAHVKMTIEPNESGKGYEFINKVVGGNIPKEYIPAVDAGIRGAMQSGVVAGYNVVDVKCTLLDGSYHEVDSSEMAFKICGSMAFKEAMKKADPILTEPIMKVVVDVGDEYLGDVIGDISSRRGLIQSIETLPGGGEQRITSSVPLANMFGYATDLRSKTQGRGVYTMEPSHYTEVPANIQEQIIKGSV
- the tuf gene encoding elongation factor Tu — protein: MGKAKFERTKPHVNIGTIGHVDHGKTTLTAAITKTLALTDPSIQFLAYDQIDNAPEEKARGITINTRHVEYSTANRHYAHVDCPGHADYVKNMITGAAQMDGAILVVAATDGPMQQTREHIVLARQVGVPSIVVFMNKCDLVDDAELLDLVEMEVRDLLNTYNFPGDEIPIIRGSARDALESTSKDTNAPEYKCIHELMDAVDSYIPTPERKADLPFLMPVEDVFSITGRGTVATGRVERGTLKLGEDVEIIGLSEEKKKTTITGIEMFKKLLDYAEAGDNIGCLLRGIQKKEIERGQVLAKPGTIHPHTKFTGQVYVLSEKEGGRHKPFFNNYRPQFYFRTTDVTGVITLPKDVEMCKPGDNIHMFVELITPIAIEKNLRFAIREGGRTVGSGVVIDIEA